A genomic region of Litoribrevibacter albus contains the following coding sequences:
- a CDS encoding IS110 family transposase, which yields MKCIHGGKTKNDKIDSEKIARIMLGKNFPLAYVYPPEARPVRDLMRRRSYFVHLKAEIQAHISITNYQYNLPAFEKHIGKKGNRPHIVERFEDPTVRKNVETDIAAMDALQAQVVSLENYILKHAKQYDPRSYYRLTSVPGIGQVLALTILYEIQDIHRFPTVQDFCSYCRLVKCAKESAGKHYGYSGKRIGNAHLKWAFSEAAILLMRESQRAKQFVAKQAQKHGKGKAISILAHKLGRAVYFIMKRNDAFDEKYFFSG from the coding sequence ACATGAAGTGCATTCACGGCGGTAAAACCAAGAACGATAAGATTGATTCCGAGAAGATTGCTCGTATCATGTTAGGCAAGAACTTCCCGCTCGCCTATGTCTATCCGCCCGAGGCTCGGCCTGTTCGTGATCTCATGCGGCGACGTTCTTACTTCGTTCATCTCAAAGCCGAGATTCAAGCACATATCTCCATCACCAACTATCAGTACAACTTACCTGCGTTTGAAAAACACATCGGCAAAAAAGGCAATCGACCACACATCGTTGAACGCTTTGAAGATCCTACGGTACGTAAGAATGTGGAAACCGATATTGCTGCAATGGACGCTTTACAAGCTCAGGTTGTCTCGCTTGAGAACTACATCCTAAAGCATGCAAAACAATACGACCCTCGTTCTTATTACCGGCTCACCAGTGTCCCAGGTATTGGCCAAGTCTTGGCACTCACCATCCTCTATGAGATTCAGGACATCCATCGTTTTCCAACAGTTCAGGACTTCTGCTCTTATTGTCGGCTGGTGAAGTGTGCAAAAGAGTCGGCAGGAAAACACTATGGCTATTCAGGCAAGCGCATTGGTAACGCACATCTGAAGTGGGCCTTCAGCGAAGCAGCCATTCTTCTCATGCGAGAAAGCCAGCGCGCTAAACAGTTTGTGGCTAAACAGGCTCAAAAACATGGCAAAGGCAAAGCCATTTCCATACTGGCCCATAAACTGGGTCGAGCCGTGTATTTTATTATGAAAAGGAACGATGCCTTTGATGAAAAGTATTTTTTTAGTGGATGA